A part of Carassius carassius chromosome 4, fCarCar2.1, whole genome shotgun sequence genomic DNA contains:
- the LOC132134566 gene encoding rho guanine nucleotide exchange factor 12-like isoform X7 — MSGTQSTLAERFPKKASRTGSILSKDHPPDKKPKSDKASVPSSHEFDPTGLVQRCVIIQRDENGFGLTVSGDNPVFVQLVKEDGAAMRAGVQTGDRIIKVNGTLVTHSNHVEVVKLIKSGSYVALTVLGRPPGLPQIPLSDGEGEEGPLFSLTIPHSPGPIGPDRSSSSPSPSERKLSPLPVWAMTEEQSRNPTTKLLKEIQDAKKHIPQHQEQLSKPTGTGQDGSLSPRPREGEQEDGRRDLDRPPSWQGDAGMEPPWTNNTTTPVTPSPVPESPCQRETPCHSPKTTPRDSLNSCPSPDAEDTPDLDSQLSVGSPNSRPVAHIIGAEDEDFDTEQEQMNGQCSCFQSIDFLKSRPAHLAAFIHHVVSQFDPAPLLCYLYAELYKQTSSKETRRILMDTFFIDKTASLKVTVPESIISDLERTAHSVNVERKRPEPNSEDVHRQYVQQLQDTLLPDIQKNLEDFRHKRSMGLTLAEAELTRLDTERMRDRVALEKERSCAEHIISKIEDVLLSSQATEEDKCSTMQFVILSYMKQLGVKVKHKPKLMNLFPKKKMKKPEKDGNEEKSKKTRFPNVFPQRRPSRIEASSLSKALEPKQRPTKPQLPLGAGEQADGSSPPVRGSQSSEGPDGTAALVTLPPYSAPAAQGTEGISRESETGGPPFSALPRLGDGVVPGDSQDSSSSNTHFDFSPCTLEHLQEEEAETEKTQDTGTPRSDKSRMEPLGSGEVQSEDDQCVELELEPPNWQTLVSRDVLSTLTNQEIKRQEVINELFYTERAHVRMMKVLENVFYQPLIREAILPPADIKNVFSNLEEIVQLHVSLTEQMTAVRKKNETALIDSIGDDLLSWFSGEEEAKIKRAAGTYCSNQPFALELIKSKQKKDQRFNSFILEAESNRHCRRLQLKDIIPVETQRLTKYPLLLENIAKYTEDPEERSKVKQAGECCRNILTHVNQEVKEAENKQRLEDYQRRLDLSSLKQSENPMIAEFKNLDLTKRKMVHEGPLSWKVNRDKTIELYTLLLEDILVLLQRQDEKLILKCHSKNLAGTAETKHIFSPIIKLSTVMVRSVATDNRSFFVLSMSDNGAQIYELMAQTVSEQKTWQFLITQRADCMKTKLLNIIPLPQTDGEREAVKLMNSGVQKLNKDSEPISLVSIQPPEKDCTEVMPAPPCSTNPFETKSDEEDEEENSLQDQAEDDEAFEAADVTDRLIFLKQRSRLGIAIDEDEAFELQPLRADEALRTLATLRQLLINHMSSQEDTDRDGERREQQEDVARTGSQQGSEDSTAISSTVANGSERGENRGENAQELPSGDRGFFETSEDCVSAGSYMVLEVCGGSGESSTDDEVQGSSGEPVAGGDSGIDLKKLLSSSSQSSGGPNLNRRIMTHIRLLQANLQHLKDTEIKYNQLRQRLSEETATDTEENKDKS; from the exons GTTTCCCAAAAAAGCGAGCAG GACAGGAAGTATTCTCAGCAAGGACCATCCCCCAGACAAAAAACCCAAAAGCGACAAGGCGTCAGTCCCCTCCTCGCATGAGTTTGACCCCACAG ggCTTGTGCAGCGTTGTGTTATCATCCAGAGAGATGAGAATGGCTTTGGGCTGACAGTGAGCGGAGATAACCCTGTGTTTGTACAGCTTGTAAAAGAGG ATGGAGCTGCCATGCGAGCTGGTGTTCAGACAGGTGACCGGATCATAAAG GTCAATGGGACATTAGTTACACATTCAAATCATGTAGAAGTTGTAAAGCTAATAAAAT CGGGCTCCTACGTGGCCCTAACCGTGCTGGGGAGACCGCCGGGTTTGCCTCAGATCCCCCTCTCAGACGGCGAGGGGGAGGAGGGGCCTCTCTTCTCGCTCACCATCCCTCACTCCCCGGGGCCCATCGGTCCAGACCGCTCGTCTTCCTCCCCCAGCCCCTCGGAGCGCAAACTGAGCCCTCTTCCTGTATGG GCCATGACGGAGGAGCAGAGCAGGAACCCTACAACTAAACTACTGAAGGAAATCCAGGACGCCAAGAAGCACATTCCACAGCACCAGGAGCAGCTCAGCAAGCCCACTGGGACTGGACAG GATGGCTCCTTATCTCCAAGGCCACGAGAAGGAGAGCAGGAGGACGGAAGGCGAGATTTGGATCGGCCCCCTTCCTGGCAGGGTGATGCTGGAATGGAGCCACCGTGGACCAACAATACCACAACCCCT GTCACTCCCAGTCCTGTCCCAGAGAGCCCATGCCAAAGAGAGACCCCCTGCCACAGCCCAAAGACCACACCCCGAGACAGCCTCAACTCCTGTCCTTCACCGGACGCTGAAGACACACCTGACCTT GATTCTCAGTTGAGTGTGGGGAGCCCCAACTCTCGTCCGGTAGCACACATCATTGGTGCTGAAGATGAAGACTTTGACACAGAGCAGGAACAG ATGAATGGCCAGTGTAGCTGTTTTCAGAGCATAGACTTTCTGAAGTCTCGGCCTGCTCACCTGGCAGCTTTCATCCATCACGTGGTCTCCCAGTTTGACCCTGCGCCGCTG CTGTGCTACCTCTATGCTGAACTTTACAAACAGACCAGCTCCAAAGAGACACGACGAATCCTCATGGATACCTTCTTCATAGACAAAACAGCT AGCTTGAAAGTAACAGTGCCTGAATCCATCATCTCTGACCTGG AACGTACTGCACACTCAGTAAATGTGGAACGGAAGAGGCCGGAACCAAACTCAGAGGATGTCCACCGACAGTATGTGCAGCAACTGCAGGACACACTTCTACCTGACATCCAGAAGAACCTAGAAGACTTCAG GCACAAGCGCAGTATGGGTTTGACCCTAGCTGAAGCAGAGCTAACCCGTCTGGAtacagagagaatgagagacCGTGTGGCTCTGGAAAAAGAACGATCCTGTGCAGAGCACATCATCTCTAAGATAGAAGATGTACT ATTGTCGTCACAGGCCACAGAGGAAGACAAGTG TAGCACCATGCAGTTTGTGATACTGTCGTATATGAAGCAGCTCGGTGTAAAAGTGAAGCACAAGCCCAAGCTAATGAATCTTTTCCCTAAGAAAAAAATG AAGAAGCCAGAGAAAGATGGAAATGAGGAGAAATCGAAGAAAACAAGATTTCCAAATGTTTTTCCTCAGAGAAGGCCGAGCAGGATTGAAGCTTCATCAC TCAGCAAGGCTCTGGAGCCGAAGCAGCGTCCGACAAAGCCTCAGCTGCCATTGGGCGCTGGAGAGCAGGCAGACGGGTCGTCTCCTCCCGTACGGGGCAGTCAGTCCAGTGAGGGCCCAGATGGCACTGCTGCCCTGGTCACGTTACCCCCTTACAGCGCTCCGGCAGCACAGGGCACAGAGGGCATCAGCCGAGAGTCCGAGACAG GTGGACCTCCCTTTTCTGCACTTCCCAGACTGGGAGACGGTGTCGTCCCGGGAGATTCGCAGGACTCGTCTTCTTCGAACACTCACTTTGACTTCAGCCCCTGTACACTGGAGCATCTACAGGAGGAGGAAGCTGAGACAGAAAA GACGCAGGACACCGGCACCCCCAGGTCTGACAAGAG CAGGATGGAGCCGCTGGGCTCTGGAGAGGTGCAGAGTGAAGATGATCAGTGTGTTGAGCTGGAGCTAGAGCCTCCTAACTGGCAGACGCTGGTGAGCAGAGACGTCCTGTCCACACTTACCAATCAGGAAATCAAGAGACAGGAAGTCATCAACG AGTTGTTCTACACAGAAAGAGCACACGTTCGAATGATGAAGGTTCTGGAAAATGTGTTTTACCAGCCGCTGATCAGAGAGGCCATCCTGCCTCCTGCAGACATCAAAAACGTCTTCAGCAACCTTGAGGAGATCGTTCAGCTGCACG TGTCTTTAACGGAACAAATGACTGCAGTTCGGAAGAAAAATGAGACTGCGCTCATTGACTCAATTGGAGATGATCTTCTATCCTGG TTCAGTGGGGAAGAGGAGGCGAAGATCAAAAGAGCTGCAGGCACGTACTGCAGTAATCAGCCTTTCGCCCTGGAACTCATCAAGAGCAAACAGAAGAAAGACCAGCGCTTCAACTCCTTCATACTG GAGGCAGAGAGTAACCGTCATTGCCGCAGGCTGCAGCTGAAGGACATTATTCCTGTGGAGACTCAAAGACTCACAAAGTATCCCCTGCTCCTGGAAAACATCGCCAAATACACAG AGGATCCTGAGGAGAGAAGTAAAGTGAAACAGGCTGGCGAATGCTGCCGAAATATTCTCACTCACGTCAACCAGGAGGTGAAGGAAGCTGAGAACAAACAG AGGTTGGAGGACTACCAGAGACGACTGGACCTGTCCTCACTGAAACAGAGCGAGAACCCCATGATCGCCGAGTTTAAG AACCTGGACTTGACTAAGAGGAAGATGGTGCATGAGGGACCGCTGTCCTGGAAGGTCAACAGAGACAAAACGATTG AGCTGTACACATTGCTGCTGGAGGATATATTGGTGCTACTTCAAAGACAAGATGAGAAGCTAATCTTAAAATGCCACAGTAAGAATCTGGCGGGCACCGCTGAGACCAAACACATCTTCAGCCCCATCATCAAACTCAGCACTGTGATGGTGCGCTCCGTCGCCACCG ACAACAGGTCATTCTTTGTGCTCTCTATGTCTGATAATGGAGCCCAGATCTATGAACTAATGGCCCAGACTGTATCTGAGCAGAAGAC GTGGCAGTTTCTGATAACACAAAGAGCAGATTGCATGAAGACCAAACTACTCAACATCATTCCATTACCTCAGACTGA TGGGGAACGGGAAGCGGTCAAGTTGATGAACTCTGGTGTTCAGAAACTAAACAAAGACTCTGAGCCTATTTCTTTAGTGAGCATTCAGCCTCCAG AAAAAGATTGCACTGAGGTCATGCCAGCCCCACCATGTAGCACCAACCCATTTGAGACCAAATCtgatgaggaggatgaagaagaAAATTCACTACAGGATCAAGCTGAGGATGATGAAGCGTTCGAGGCGGCCGATGTGACCGATCGACTGATATTCCTGAAGCAGCGCTCGAGGCTGGGCATCGCCATAGACGAGGACGAGGCCTTTGAGCTCCAGCCACTCAGAGCTGATGAAGCTCTCAGAACAC tggcaACATTGAGGCAGCTCCTGATCAACCATATGTCCAGTCAGgaggacacagacagagatggcgaAAGACGAGAGCAACAGGAAGATGTGGCTAGGACTGGCTCTCAGCAGGGATCAGAGGACAGCACTGCGATCAGCTCCACTGTTGCGAACGGCTCAGAAAGGGGCGAGAACAGAGGGGAGAATGCACAGGAACTGCCCTCCGGAGACAGAGGCTTCTTTGAGACGTCTGAGGATTGTG TCTCCGCAGGCAGTTACATGGTGCTGGAGGTGTGTGGCGGCTCAGGCGAGAGCAGCACAGATGATGAGGTGCAGGGCAGCAGCGGGGAGCCAGTGGCCGGGGGAGACTCAGGCATTGACTTGAAGAAgctcctctcttcctcctctcAGAGCAGCGGAGGACCAAACCTCAACAGACGGATCATGACACACATACGTCTACTACAGGCCAACCTGCAGCATCTGAAG GATACAGAAATCAAGTATAATCAGCTACGCCAAAGGCTATCAGAGGAAACCGCTACTGACACAGAGGAAAACAAAG ATAAAAGTTAG
- the LOC132134566 gene encoding rho guanine nucleotide exchange factor 12-like isoform X2 — MSGTQSTLAERFPKKASRTGSILSKDHPPDKKPKSDKASVPSSHEFDPTELPVQSVVSDRRPESCGLVQRCVIIQRDENGFGLTVSGDNPVFVQLVKEDGAAMRAGVQTGDRIIKVNGTLVTHSNHVEVVKLIKSGSYVALTVLGRPPGLPQIPLSDGEGEEGPLFSLTIPHSPGPIGPDRSSSSPSPSERKLSPLPVWAMTEEQSRNPTTKLLKEIQDAKKHIPQHQEQLSKPTGTGQDGSLSPRPREGEQEDGRRDLDRPPSWQGDAGMEPPWTNNTTTPVTPSPVPESPCQRETPCHSPKTTPRDSLNSCPSPDAEDTPDLDSQLSVGSPNSRPVAHIIGAEDEDFDTEQEQMNGQCSCFQSIDFLKSRPAHLAAFIHHVVSQFDPAPLLCYLYAELYKQTSSKETRRILMDTFFIDKTASLKVTVPESIISDLERTAHSVNVERKRPEPNSEDVHRQYVQQLQDTLLPDIQKNLEDFRHKRSMGLTLAEAELTRLDTERMRDRVALEKERSCAEHIISKIEDVLLSSQATEEDKCSTMQFVILSYMKQLGVKVKHKPKLMNLFPKKKMKKPEKDGNEEKSKKTRFPNVFPQRRPSRIEASSLSKALEPKQRPTKPQLPLGAGEQADGSSPPVRGSQSSEGPDGTAALVTLPPYSAPAAQGTEGISRESETGGPPFSALPRLGDGVVPGDSQDSSSSNTHFDFSPCTLEHLQEEEAETEKTQDTGTPRSDKRMEPLGSGEVQSEDDQCVELELEPPNWQTLVSRDVLSTLTNQEIKRQEVINELFYTERAHVRMMKVLENVFYQPLIREAILPPADIKNVFSNLEEIVQLHVSLTEQMTAVRKKNETALIDSIGDDLLSWFSGEEEAKIKRAAGTYCSNQPFALELIKSKQKKDQRFNSFILEAESNRHCRRLQLKDIIPVETQRLTKYPLLLENIAKYTEDPEERSKVKQAGECCRNILTHVNQEVKEAENKQRLEDYQRRLDLSSLKQSENPMIAEFKNLDLTKRKMVHEGPLSWKVNRDKTIELYTLLLEDILVLLQRQDEKLILKCHSKNLAGTAETKHIFSPIIKLSTVMVRSVATDNRSFFVLSMSDNGAQIYELMAQTVSEQKTWQFLITQRADCMKTKLLNIIPLPQTDGEREAVKLMNSGVQKLNKDSEPISLVSIQPPEKDCTEVMPAPPCSTNPFETKSDEEDEEENSLQDQAEDDEAFEAADVTDRLIFLKQRSRLGIAIDEDEAFELQPLRADEALRTLATLRQLLINHMSSQEDTDRDGERREQQEDVARTGSQQGSEDSTAISSTVANGSERGENRGENAQELPSGDRGFFETSEDCVSAGSYMVLEVCGGSGESSTDDEVQGSSGEPVAGGDSGIDLKKLLSSSSQSSGGPNLNRRIMTHIRLLQANLQHLKDTEIKYNQLRQRLSEETATDTEENKDKS; from the exons GTTTCCCAAAAAAGCGAGCAG GACAGGAAGTATTCTCAGCAAGGACCATCCCCCAGACAAAAAACCCAAAAGCGACAAGGCGTCAGTCCCCTCCTCGCATGAGTTTGACCCCACAG AACTGCCTGTTCAAAGTGTAGTATCCGACAGAAGGCCAGAGTCCTGCG ggCTTGTGCAGCGTTGTGTTATCATCCAGAGAGATGAGAATGGCTTTGGGCTGACAGTGAGCGGAGATAACCCTGTGTTTGTACAGCTTGTAAAAGAGG ATGGAGCTGCCATGCGAGCTGGTGTTCAGACAGGTGACCGGATCATAAAG GTCAATGGGACATTAGTTACACATTCAAATCATGTAGAAGTTGTAAAGCTAATAAAAT CGGGCTCCTACGTGGCCCTAACCGTGCTGGGGAGACCGCCGGGTTTGCCTCAGATCCCCCTCTCAGACGGCGAGGGGGAGGAGGGGCCTCTCTTCTCGCTCACCATCCCTCACTCCCCGGGGCCCATCGGTCCAGACCGCTCGTCTTCCTCCCCCAGCCCCTCGGAGCGCAAACTGAGCCCTCTTCCTGTATGG GCCATGACGGAGGAGCAGAGCAGGAACCCTACAACTAAACTACTGAAGGAAATCCAGGACGCCAAGAAGCACATTCCACAGCACCAGGAGCAGCTCAGCAAGCCCACTGGGACTGGACAG GATGGCTCCTTATCTCCAAGGCCACGAGAAGGAGAGCAGGAGGACGGAAGGCGAGATTTGGATCGGCCCCCTTCCTGGCAGGGTGATGCTGGAATGGAGCCACCGTGGACCAACAATACCACAACCCCT GTCACTCCCAGTCCTGTCCCAGAGAGCCCATGCCAAAGAGAGACCCCCTGCCACAGCCCAAAGACCACACCCCGAGACAGCCTCAACTCCTGTCCTTCACCGGACGCTGAAGACACACCTGACCTT GATTCTCAGTTGAGTGTGGGGAGCCCCAACTCTCGTCCGGTAGCACACATCATTGGTGCTGAAGATGAAGACTTTGACACAGAGCAGGAACAG ATGAATGGCCAGTGTAGCTGTTTTCAGAGCATAGACTTTCTGAAGTCTCGGCCTGCTCACCTGGCAGCTTTCATCCATCACGTGGTCTCCCAGTTTGACCCTGCGCCGCTG CTGTGCTACCTCTATGCTGAACTTTACAAACAGACCAGCTCCAAAGAGACACGACGAATCCTCATGGATACCTTCTTCATAGACAAAACAGCT AGCTTGAAAGTAACAGTGCCTGAATCCATCATCTCTGACCTGG AACGTACTGCACACTCAGTAAATGTGGAACGGAAGAGGCCGGAACCAAACTCAGAGGATGTCCACCGACAGTATGTGCAGCAACTGCAGGACACACTTCTACCTGACATCCAGAAGAACCTAGAAGACTTCAG GCACAAGCGCAGTATGGGTTTGACCCTAGCTGAAGCAGAGCTAACCCGTCTGGAtacagagagaatgagagacCGTGTGGCTCTGGAAAAAGAACGATCCTGTGCAGAGCACATCATCTCTAAGATAGAAGATGTACT ATTGTCGTCACAGGCCACAGAGGAAGACAAGTG TAGCACCATGCAGTTTGTGATACTGTCGTATATGAAGCAGCTCGGTGTAAAAGTGAAGCACAAGCCCAAGCTAATGAATCTTTTCCCTAAGAAAAAAATG AAGAAGCCAGAGAAAGATGGAAATGAGGAGAAATCGAAGAAAACAAGATTTCCAAATGTTTTTCCTCAGAGAAGGCCGAGCAGGATTGAAGCTTCATCAC TCAGCAAGGCTCTGGAGCCGAAGCAGCGTCCGACAAAGCCTCAGCTGCCATTGGGCGCTGGAGAGCAGGCAGACGGGTCGTCTCCTCCCGTACGGGGCAGTCAGTCCAGTGAGGGCCCAGATGGCACTGCTGCCCTGGTCACGTTACCCCCTTACAGCGCTCCGGCAGCACAGGGCACAGAGGGCATCAGCCGAGAGTCCGAGACAG GTGGACCTCCCTTTTCTGCACTTCCCAGACTGGGAGACGGTGTCGTCCCGGGAGATTCGCAGGACTCGTCTTCTTCGAACACTCACTTTGACTTCAGCCCCTGTACACTGGAGCATCTACAGGAGGAGGAAGCTGAGACAGAAAA GACGCAGGACACCGGCACCCCCAGGTCTGACAAGAG GATGGAGCCGCTGGGCTCTGGAGAGGTGCAGAGTGAAGATGATCAGTGTGTTGAGCTGGAGCTAGAGCCTCCTAACTGGCAGACGCTGGTGAGCAGAGACGTCCTGTCCACACTTACCAATCAGGAAATCAAGAGACAGGAAGTCATCAACG AGTTGTTCTACACAGAAAGAGCACACGTTCGAATGATGAAGGTTCTGGAAAATGTGTTTTACCAGCCGCTGATCAGAGAGGCCATCCTGCCTCCTGCAGACATCAAAAACGTCTTCAGCAACCTTGAGGAGATCGTTCAGCTGCACG TGTCTTTAACGGAACAAATGACTGCAGTTCGGAAGAAAAATGAGACTGCGCTCATTGACTCAATTGGAGATGATCTTCTATCCTGG TTCAGTGGGGAAGAGGAGGCGAAGATCAAAAGAGCTGCAGGCACGTACTGCAGTAATCAGCCTTTCGCCCTGGAACTCATCAAGAGCAAACAGAAGAAAGACCAGCGCTTCAACTCCTTCATACTG GAGGCAGAGAGTAACCGTCATTGCCGCAGGCTGCAGCTGAAGGACATTATTCCTGTGGAGACTCAAAGACTCACAAAGTATCCCCTGCTCCTGGAAAACATCGCCAAATACACAG AGGATCCTGAGGAGAGAAGTAAAGTGAAACAGGCTGGCGAATGCTGCCGAAATATTCTCACTCACGTCAACCAGGAGGTGAAGGAAGCTGAGAACAAACAG AGGTTGGAGGACTACCAGAGACGACTGGACCTGTCCTCACTGAAACAGAGCGAGAACCCCATGATCGCCGAGTTTAAG AACCTGGACTTGACTAAGAGGAAGATGGTGCATGAGGGACCGCTGTCCTGGAAGGTCAACAGAGACAAAACGATTG AGCTGTACACATTGCTGCTGGAGGATATATTGGTGCTACTTCAAAGACAAGATGAGAAGCTAATCTTAAAATGCCACAGTAAGAATCTGGCGGGCACCGCTGAGACCAAACACATCTTCAGCCCCATCATCAAACTCAGCACTGTGATGGTGCGCTCCGTCGCCACCG ACAACAGGTCATTCTTTGTGCTCTCTATGTCTGATAATGGAGCCCAGATCTATGAACTAATGGCCCAGACTGTATCTGAGCAGAAGAC GTGGCAGTTTCTGATAACACAAAGAGCAGATTGCATGAAGACCAAACTACTCAACATCATTCCATTACCTCAGACTGA TGGGGAACGGGAAGCGGTCAAGTTGATGAACTCTGGTGTTCAGAAACTAAACAAAGACTCTGAGCCTATTTCTTTAGTGAGCATTCAGCCTCCAG AAAAAGATTGCACTGAGGTCATGCCAGCCCCACCATGTAGCACCAACCCATTTGAGACCAAATCtgatgaggaggatgaagaagaAAATTCACTACAGGATCAAGCTGAGGATGATGAAGCGTTCGAGGCGGCCGATGTGACCGATCGACTGATATTCCTGAAGCAGCGCTCGAGGCTGGGCATCGCCATAGACGAGGACGAGGCCTTTGAGCTCCAGCCACTCAGAGCTGATGAAGCTCTCAGAACAC tggcaACATTGAGGCAGCTCCTGATCAACCATATGTCCAGTCAGgaggacacagacagagatggcgaAAGACGAGAGCAACAGGAAGATGTGGCTAGGACTGGCTCTCAGCAGGGATCAGAGGACAGCACTGCGATCAGCTCCACTGTTGCGAACGGCTCAGAAAGGGGCGAGAACAGAGGGGAGAATGCACAGGAACTGCCCTCCGGAGACAGAGGCTTCTTTGAGACGTCTGAGGATTGTG TCTCCGCAGGCAGTTACATGGTGCTGGAGGTGTGTGGCGGCTCAGGCGAGAGCAGCACAGATGATGAGGTGCAGGGCAGCAGCGGGGAGCCAGTGGCCGGGGGAGACTCAGGCATTGACTTGAAGAAgctcctctcttcctcctctcAGAGCAGCGGAGGACCAAACCTCAACAGACGGATCATGACACACATACGTCTACTACAGGCCAACCTGCAGCATCTGAAG GATACAGAAATCAAGTATAATCAGCTACGCCAAAGGCTATCAGAGGAAACCGCTACTGACACAGAGGAAAACAAAG ATAAAAGTTAG